One region of Budorcas taxicolor isolate Tak-1 chromosome 3, Takin1.1, whole genome shotgun sequence genomic DNA includes:
- the SEC22B gene encoding vesicle-trafficking protein SEC22b isoform X1 yields the protein MVLLTMIARVADGLPLAASMQEDEQSGRDLQQYQSQAKQLFRKLNEQSPTRCTLEAGAMTFHYIIEQGVCYLVLCEAAFPKKLAFAYLEDLHSEFDEQHGKKVPTVSRPYSFIEFDTYIQKTKKLYIDSRARRNLGSINTELQDVQRIMVANIEEVLQRGEALSALDSKANNLSSLSKKYRQDAKYLNMRSTYAKLAAVAVFFIMLIVSAKIYLGGMNQQSNRHLKWNVINTVQGYRGHIKKGHLVYCDKEDGKRRV from the exons ATGGTGTTGCTCACGATGATCGCCCGAGTGGCGGACGGGCTCCCGTTGGCCGCCTCGATGCAGGAGGACGAACAG TCTGGCCGGGACCTTCAACAGTACCAGAGTCAGGCTAAGCAGCTCTTTCGAAAGTTGAATGAACAGTCCCCTACCAGATGCACTTTGGAAGCTGGTGCCATGACTTTTCA TTACATTATTGAACAGGGAGTATGTTATTTGGTTCTGTGTGAAGCTGCCTTCCCTAAGAAGCTGGCTTTTGCCTACCTAGAAGATTTACACTCAGAATTTGATGAGCAGCATGGGAAGAAGGTGCCAACTGTGTCTAGACCCTACTCCTTTATTGAGTTTG ATAcctacattcagaaaaccaagaagcTTTACATTGACAGTCGTGCTCGGAGAAACCTAGGCTCCATCAACACTGAACTGCAAGATGTGCAGAGAATCATGGTTGCGAATATTGAAGAAGTGTTACAACGGGGAGAAGCACTCTCAG CATTGGATTCGAAGGCTAACAATTTGTCCAGTCTGTCCAAGAAATACCGCCAGGATGCGAAGTACTTGAACATGCGTTCCACTTATGCCAAACTTGCAGCAGTAGCTGTATTTTTCATCATGTTAATAGT AAGTGCGAAGATCTACCTAGGTGGAATGAACCAGCAATCAAACAGACATCTAAAATGGAATGTGATAAATACAGTTCAGGGTTATCGAGGGCACATTAAGAAAGGACACCTAGTTTACTGTGACAAGGAGGATGGTAAGAGGAGAGTGTGA
- the SEC22B gene encoding vesicle-trafficking protein SEC22b isoform X2: MVLLTMIARVADGLPLAASMQEDEQSGRDLQQYQSQAKQLFRKLNEQSPTRCTLEAGAMTFHYIIEQGVCYLVLCEAAFPKKLAFAYLEDLHSEFDEQHGKKVPTVSRPYSFIEFDTYIQKTKKLYIDSRARRNLGSINTELQDVQRIMVANIEEVLQRGEALSALDSKANNLSSLSKKYRQDAKSAKIYLGGMNQQSNRHLKWNVINTVQGYRGHIKKGHLVYCDKEDGKRRV, translated from the exons ATGGTGTTGCTCACGATGATCGCCCGAGTGGCGGACGGGCTCCCGTTGGCCGCCTCGATGCAGGAGGACGAACAG TCTGGCCGGGACCTTCAACAGTACCAGAGTCAGGCTAAGCAGCTCTTTCGAAAGTTGAATGAACAGTCCCCTACCAGATGCACTTTGGAAGCTGGTGCCATGACTTTTCA TTACATTATTGAACAGGGAGTATGTTATTTGGTTCTGTGTGAAGCTGCCTTCCCTAAGAAGCTGGCTTTTGCCTACCTAGAAGATTTACACTCAGAATTTGATGAGCAGCATGGGAAGAAGGTGCCAACTGTGTCTAGACCCTACTCCTTTATTGAGTTTG ATAcctacattcagaaaaccaagaagcTTTACATTGACAGTCGTGCTCGGAGAAACCTAGGCTCCATCAACACTGAACTGCAAGATGTGCAGAGAATCATGGTTGCGAATATTGAAGAAGTGTTACAACGGGGAGAAGCACTCTCAG CATTGGATTCGAAGGCTAACAATTTGTCCAGTCTGTCCAAGAAATACCGCCAGGATGCGAA AAGTGCGAAGATCTACCTAGGTGGAATGAACCAGCAATCAAACAGACATCTAAAATGGAATGTGATAAATACAGTTCAGGGTTATCGAGGGCACATTAAGAAAGGACACCTAGTTTACTGTGACAAGGAGGATGGTAAGAGGAGAGTGTGA
- the SEC22B gene encoding vesicle-trafficking protein SEC22b isoform X3, whose translation MVLLTMIARVADGLPLAASMQEDEQSGRDLQQYQSQAKQLFRKLNEQSPTRCTLEAGAMTFHYIIEQGVCYLVLCEAAFPKKLAFAYLEDLHSEFDEQHGKKVPTVSRPYSFIEFDTYIQKTKKLYIDSRARRNLGSINTELQDVQRIMVANIEEVLQRGEALSALDSKANNLSSLSKKYRQDAKYLNMRSTYAKLAAVAVFFIMLIVYVRFWWL comes from the exons ATGGTGTTGCTCACGATGATCGCCCGAGTGGCGGACGGGCTCCCGTTGGCCGCCTCGATGCAGGAGGACGAACAG TCTGGCCGGGACCTTCAACAGTACCAGAGTCAGGCTAAGCAGCTCTTTCGAAAGTTGAATGAACAGTCCCCTACCAGATGCACTTTGGAAGCTGGTGCCATGACTTTTCA TTACATTATTGAACAGGGAGTATGTTATTTGGTTCTGTGTGAAGCTGCCTTCCCTAAGAAGCTGGCTTTTGCCTACCTAGAAGATTTACACTCAGAATTTGATGAGCAGCATGGGAAGAAGGTGCCAACTGTGTCTAGACCCTACTCCTTTATTGAGTTTG ATAcctacattcagaaaaccaagaagcTTTACATTGACAGTCGTGCTCGGAGAAACCTAGGCTCCATCAACACTGAACTGCAAGATGTGCAGAGAATCATGGTTGCGAATATTGAAGAAGTGTTACAACGGGGAGAAGCACTCTCAG CATTGGATTCGAAGGCTAACAATTTGTCCAGTCTGTCCAAGAAATACCGCCAGGATGCGAAGTACTTGAACATGCGTTCCACTTATGCCAAACTTGCAGCAGTAGCTGTATTTTTCATCATGTTAATAGTGTATGTGCGCTTCTGGTGGCTGTGA